In one Candidatus Latescibacter sp. genomic region, the following are encoded:
- a CDS encoding 3-hydroxyacyl-CoA dehydrogenase NAD-binding domain-containing protein has product MDKKKIAVIGAGTMGQGITQTCATYGYDIVWIDVNREILKKGLSVVSHFLSRKVEKKEISNEQRDAIIKRISISESMEALKDVHLIIECVFEEMTLKKKLFNGFYLYCPKDAIAATNTSSLSITEIASAAKYPEKVIGLHFFNPVPLMKLLEIIRGVKTSDDTLERSLEFARTIEKETVIARDSPGFIVSRLLDTFINEAASLVDEGVATPEDIDKAIRLGLNHPMGPLELGDLIGWDVLHNIINYFHYEFQDPKYRESQLMRRMVRAGWLGRKTGKGIYTY; this is encoded by the coding sequence ATGGATAAAAAAAAGATCGCTGTGATTGGCGCGGGTACGATGGGCCAGGGTATCACCCAGACCTGTGCAACCTATGGCTATGATATCGTCTGGATCGATGTGAACCGTGAGATACTTAAAAAAGGATTGAGTGTTGTCTCTCACTTTCTCTCCCGGAAGGTCGAGAAAAAAGAGATCAGTAATGAACAGCGCGATGCTATCATCAAACGGATCAGCATTTCCGAATCGATGGAAGCGCTCAAGGATGTCCATCTCATCATCGAATGCGTATTTGAGGAGATGACCCTCAAGAAGAAGCTGTTCAACGGGTTTTACCTCTACTGCCCGAAGGATGCAATCGCCGCGACGAATACATCCAGCCTGAGCATTACCGAAATCGCATCGGCGGCAAAATACCCGGAAAAGGTTATCGGGCTGCACTTTTTCAATCCGGTGCCGCTCATGAAGCTCCTCGAGATCATTCGCGGGGTAAAAACCTCCGACGATACCCTCGAACGGTCCCTCGAATTCGCCCGCACCATCGAAAAGGAGACGGTGATAGCAAGGGACTCGCCTGGATTCATTGTGAGCAGACTCCTCGATACATTCATCAACGAGGCAGCCTCCCTGGTGGATGAGGGCGTTGCGACTCCCGAGGATATCGACAAGGCCATACGGCTGGGGCTCAATCATCCCATGGGCCCGCTTGAGTTGGGAGACCTGATCGGCTGGGATGTTCTCCATAACATCATCAATTATTTTCATTACGAGTTTCAGGACCCGAAATACCGTGAGAGCCAGCTCATGCGCCGAATGGTCCGCGCCGGATGGCTGGGCAGG